One Oncorhynchus keta strain PuntledgeMale-10-30-2019 chromosome 34, Oket_V2, whole genome shotgun sequence genomic window, ACTCTGTTTTTAATTGGATTGGTTTATATTAGTTAGGAAGTTTGTTTTGTTAGGTTGGTTGGGGGTTAGGATACTGATTGGGGTGTTTTCCCATCTTAACattttgtgtggttgtgtggtcaAGGTGAACGAGGCAGAGGAGGAGCGCCTACGCAGCGAACGGGAGCACATGCGTGTCACCCACTCTTGTCAGACGGCAGAGGCTCGAGTCCAGACCCTGCAGAAATCTCTCAAGAGGGCCATCATTAAGTCCAAGCCTTACTTCGAGCTCAAGGCCCAGTTCAACTACATACTTGAGGTACATAGATATatcatttacagtgcattcgggaaagtattcagaccccttgacctttcccacatttttgttacagccttattataacaTTTCTTAAATTCATTAATtatacatacaataccccataatgacaaagtgaaaataggtttttagacagTTTTGTACATTTCAAAAAACAAAGATAGGCAAACACTTGTGtatatataaggtccaacagttgacagtgcatgtctgagcaaaaaccaagccatgaggtcaaaggaattgtcagtagagctccgagacagaattgtgacGAGGTACAGATcaggggaagagtaccaaaaaaggtctgcagcattgaaggtccccaagaacacagtggcctccatcaatcttaaatggaagtagtttggaaccaccaagactcttcctcgaactggctgcccggccaaattgagcaatctggggagaagggccttggtcagggaagataccaagaacatgatggtcactctgacagagctccagagtacctctgtagagatgggagaaccatccaggacaaccatctctgcagcactccaccaattaggcctttatggtagagtggccagacggaagccactcctcagtaaaaggcacatgacagcccgcttggagattgccaaaagccacctaaaggactctaattccatgagaaacaagattttctggtctgatgaaaccaagattgaactctttggcgtgAATGCCAAGTgttacatctggaggaaacctggcaccatccctacggtgaagcatgggggtggcagcagcagcatgctgtggggatgtttttcaggtgcagggactgggagactagctaggattgagagaaagatgtacggagcaaagtacagagatccttgatgaaaacctgctccagagtgctcaggacctcagactggggtgaaggttcaccttccaacaggacaatgaccttaagcgcaggagtagcttcggtacaagtctctgaatgtccttgagtggcccagccagagcccggacttgaacccgattgagcATCTCTGtagtgacctgaaaatagctgtgcagtgaccctccccatccaacctgtcagagcttgagaggatttgcagagagtAATGGGACAAACTTCTcatatacaggtgtgccaagcttgtagcgtcatacccaaaaagacttgaggctgtaaacgctgccaaaggtgcttcaacttagtactgagtaaagggtctgaatacttatgtaaatgttatttacGTTTTTTTATTGGTAATAatttttagattaaggctgtaatgatataaaatgtggaaaaagtcaagggtttcgaatactttccgaatgcactgtatttgatATATAAcattggaggctgctgaggggagtaTGGCTCATAATATTGTCTGGAATGGGGGAAATGGAATgccatcaaacacatggtttccatgtgtttggtgTATTTGATACTGTTCCACTTATTCCAATCCAGCCactaccacgagcccatcctccccaatcaaggtgccaccaaccacctgttatatataatatatgttgcaATTAATATATGTAATTTCAAGCTGTTATTGTTAGAAAAGTATGGAAATGGTTGATACAGAGCTGTCATGTCCATCCATGATCGCTCCTGTTGGTTATTGTTCCCTTTTTGGCCTCAAACCAAGAAGCAATTAATGTTGTATGTTGATCTGTCCTTTATCTCCATCATATTGGGTTTTCTGTGACTTCAGGAGCACAAAACCAAAGTGATGCAGCTGGAGGAGCATGTGACCAAAGTGAAAAACCGCTACTCTGTCGCCCTGCACAAACTGGAGCAAATCAGCGAGGCCATTCACGCTCAGAGGGGACGGGACCATATGGAAGATGGACAAACCATGGCCTGTGGTGGGCGGAGTCCCCCTATTGGGGCGGAGtcggacagtgtggtgtgtggtgcTGAGGGCGGGGCATGTGGAGGAGGGACAATAGAGACTGACAGGGTGGACAGAAGCGGAGTGGTGGATAAGAAAATTGGGCTGGTGGAGAAATACAGGGAGAACGGGCGAGAGAGGCCcgagacacatggagagagagcagggtcagATTCCCTCTCCGTCTTCAGTCTGCAGACCATCGCTTCCGACCTGGAGAAATGTGATTCCATCGAACACCTCGGGGAATTTAGCGATGTGGGCAGTCTGCctggggaggatggagagattgagagggaggagagcgggggagggagggaaagagaaagaagggAAGGACAAATGCAGCGCCAACAGCAGTTCCTGAAGCAACATCACAGGAGCTTCAGCTTGTGAGACCTGTCCTTCTCGCTTATAGTTTATCAATTGAAAAGAAAATAAGTGTCCGGTCTAGCAAGCTCATTATCCTGGCAAAGAGGAAAATCAGATCTGCTCTGCTCTAAAGTAACACATTTAAACGGGTGTATGATACTACGTAGTAACGAAGAACAGGTACGCTGACAAGTAAGACCTGACATTATAAGGAGCCTGACAGGTTTTGCATCGTATTACAACACTACTGAAACTCCTAAACCGTACATGCCTCTGAGATTAGCTGCTTTACTTCCCTTATTCTGGCAATAAGGAAACCTTAGACAGGTATGTCCTAGTGCATGAAGGAACAATCCAAGTAAGAGACTACAATAAACGTGACAAACGGGGTCCCTATTCAATCTAAATGATGTAATTGAATTTCTGGTGTAAGTAAAAAACAATGTTCTCGTGGAGCAAAAAAGTATGTGTGAATTCATATGCACGTCAAATCTAGATTTTTGTTTCACACTGTAAATATTGTTTAATTTAGTACATAAATTCAAACGTGTATTGCAAAAAGTGCTAGAAGAATTTGTTttttaatatattattattataatttttaaaaatatttttttaatattcTGGAAACCTGGTTTCAGGGTTCGAATCAAAAAGGACCCCAAAACACACTAAAGAGGGTTACAAACTCCAACTTGTTTGATGACAGAAAGCACTCCGGACTATTTATTTGGACTTTTGTTATATGTATACTAGTATTCAGGGCTAACTAACATTTTTTAATAAATTGTTCATAAAAGATCACGCTGACATAATATTATATTTTACTATTTTAAGCCCATCATTTTAAGATCCGATTGTttagtattttttaaataaaattatTTCCCTATATATATTGTTTATTTAGAGCCACCTGGGTCGTAAACTGAAATGTGCCTTGCCTTTGACACAGTACGACGCAAACAAAGACAGCATAGCACTGGCTGCAACAGCATACTTTTCAAATTTGTGTATACAGTATTAAACTGTGGTCAACAGTTGAGAAATACTCCCATGAAGGACATGCTTTTGACAATATGATTAATTTGAATAATCTATGAGTCATCCTAACACTGTTTTGTCTAGACTtgttctattttttattttattaatttgaATATATTGTCTGTGTactgctttggcaaagtggaggGTACAAGAAATGTATTCAATAGATTAAATGTAAGTTTGTGTATAATTACAACATTATAGAGAAACTAATGAAATGTACAAATGTATTTGAATGTCCTTGAATAGTTATTTTAAAGGGATCTTTATTTTAAAGGGATCTTATTTAATGCTGGTTATCGGCTGTATTCCTGATTTGACCTCCGTCTGTCCCGCTCTTTACATACTTCCAATATATCCATATCTTC contains:
- the LOC118367410 gene encoding SH3 domain-binding protein 5-like, which codes for MEPGDLRVSPAGSGDPEVGEWRQETPGGDAEVKGGEPNDKEINGDTAESVLKEKDTFEGEECKEKNEGELHSPYEEELDPRIQEELEHLNEASVEINQLELHLDDARSGYRTILTDSARKLNAHSSQLGTCIEKARPYYEARRLAKEAQQETQKAALSYERAVSMHTAAREMVYVAEQGLMADGRNTLDPTWQEMLNHATSKVNEAEEERLRSEREHMRVTHSCQTAEARVQTLQKSLKRAIIKSKPYFELKAQFNYILEEHKTKVMQLEEHVTKVKNRYSVALHKLEQISEAIHAQRGRDHMEDGQTMACGGRSPPIGAESDSVVCGAEGGACGGGTIETDRVDRSGVVDKKIGLVEKYRENGRERPETHGERAGSDSLSVFSLQTIASDLEKCDSIEHLGEFSDVGSLPGEDGEIEREESGGGRERERREGQMQRQQQFLKQHHRSFSL